In Cucurbita pepo subsp. pepo cultivar mu-cu-16 chromosome LG04, ASM280686v2, whole genome shotgun sequence, the following are encoded in one genomic region:
- the LOC111792488 gene encoding uncharacterized protein LOC111792488, which yields MEGDKDAYYVVRKGDVFGFYRSFKELEAQAGSLIFDPNATIYKGYHLSKESEQYLASHGLQSATYSISAANVTNDLFGKLLACPYEQPSSTGGKMAEEYPKAKRQRNVENTESGFVGVDLVSTDSPKQEITRDHGSEAVPASSSRVYFLEFDGASKGNPGLAGAGAVLRANDGTTICRLQEGVGIATNNVAEYRAVILGLKHALKSGFKHISVRGDSKLVCMQVQGLWKLKNQNMATLCKVAKDLKDKFVSFEINHIPREQNSDADALANRAIYLRDGIVVEDCKHK from the exons ATGGAGGGAGATAAAGATGCCTATTACGTCGTACGGAAAGGGgatgtttttggattttacaGGAGTTTTAAGGAGCTCGAGGCTCAAGCTGGATCTCTG ATATTTGATCCTAATGCAACGATCTACAAAGGGTATCACTTATCTAAAGAATCCGAGCAGTACCTTGCATCGCATGGACTTCAAAGTGCAACTTACTCTATAAGTGCTGCTAACGTGACAAACGATCTATTTGGGAAACTACTTGCTTGTCCTTATGAG cAACCATCTTCTACTGGAGGAAAAATGGCAGAAGAGTACCCCAAAGCTAAGCGACAACGAAACGTTGAGAATACCGAATCG GGGTTTGTAGGTGTCGACTTGGTCTCAACCGATTCTCCGAAACAAGAAATTACTCGGGATCATGGCTCTGAAGCCGTACCTGCTTCTTCAAGCCGT GtctattttcttgagtttGATGGTGCCTCAAAGGGAAATCCTGGACTAGCAGGTGCTGGAGCTGTATTACGTGCGAACGATGGAACCACG ATCTGTAGGTTGCAAGAAGGGGTTGGGATTGCTACAAATAATGTTGCTGAATATCGTGCTGTAATATTAGGACTGAAACATGCTCTAAAGAGTGGCTTTAAACACATTTCTGTGCGAGGAGACTCCAAGCTCGTTTGTATGCAG GTTCAGGGTCTATGGAAGctcaaaaaccaaaatatgGCTACTTTGTGTAAAGTGGCAAAGGATCTCAAGGATAAGTTTGTGTCATTTGAGATCAACCACATCCCCAGG GAACAAAATTCCGACGCCGACGCTCTAGCAAACCGTGCTATATATCTCCGAG ATGGCATTGTAGTAGAAGACTGCAAGCATAAATGA
- the LOC111792515 gene encoding uncharacterized protein LOC111792515, protein MASISTFPIFHSISRPATANPTPFPVFRSSISLHTSTNFAASAASFRHSAVYGHRQPRGLKNRRAVEGEASVPEQEVEGEEPPAVTVSVSPSDMLTMFFQAEGTLNESAIPSVTEALEQTEGATALKVQVVEGIASVELTKQITIQSTGVASSLIETIQSAGFKLQTLNLSFEDNEEVFV, encoded by the exons ATGGCTTCAATCTCCACCTTCCCCATATTTCACTCCATTTCTCGCCCTGCTACTGCAAATCCAACTCCATTTCCCGTTTTCAGATCTTCAATCTCTCTTCACACCTCCACCAACTtcgccgcctccgccgcctCCTTCAGGCATTCGGCGGTTTATGGCCATAGGCAGCCACGCGGCCTGAAAAATCGGAGGGCGGTCGAAGGGGAGGCTTCTGTTCCAGAGCAAGAAGTTGAAGGAGAAGAGCCGCCGGCGGTCACCGTGTCTGTCTCGCCCTCTGATATGCTCACCATGTTCTTTCAG GCAGAGGGGACTCTAAATGAATCAGCTATTCCTTCTGTAACTGAGGCGTTGGAG CAAACTGAGGGTGCCACTGCATTAAAGGTTCAAGTTGTTGAGGGCATTGCATCTGTTGAG CTCACAAAGCAAATAACAATACAATCGACCGGAGTGGCCTCGAGCTTGATCGAAACCATACAAAGCGCAGGTTTCAAGTTACAAACGCTAAATCTGAGTTTCGAGGACAACGAAGAAGTTTTTGTTTAG
- the LOC111792529 gene encoding auxin-responsive protein SAUR50-like — protein sequence MAMAPTFSSLSVQHPCSLNKYPISFQIGTEIFQMAIRKPAIHTAALKQIVKRCSSLGRKQEAAAAAAAAEAGFDDVPKGHFAVYVGENRSRYVVPISLLTHPDFQCLLRLAEEEFGFHHHMGLTIPCEEVVFRSLTAALK from the coding sequence ATGGCCATGGCTCCCaccttctcttctctctcagTACAACATCCGTGCTCTCTCAATAAATACCCAATTTCTTTCCAAATCGGAACCGAAATTTTCCAAATGGCCATTCGAAAACCGGCGATTCACACGGCGGCGCTCAAGCAGATTGTGAAGCGCTGCTCCAGCCTAGGGCGGAAGCAAGaggccgccgccgccgccgccgccgccgaggCTGGATTTGACGATGTTCCCAAGGGACATTTCGCCGTCTACGTCGGCGAGAATCGGAGCCGATATGTCGTCCCGATTTCGCTCTTGACTCACCCCGATTTTCAATGCCTCCTCCGCCTTGCCGAGGAGGAATTCGGTTTCCACCACCACATGGGCCTCACTATCCCTTGTGAAGAGGTGGTTTTCCGCTCACTCACCGCCGCTCTCAAATga
- the LOC111792542 gene encoding auxin-induced protein 15A-like gives MGFRLPRIVKAKQSLRRSSSSGNGASAVDVPKGYFTVYVGEEQKKRLVVPLSYLNQPSFQDLLSQVEEEFGYDHPMGGITIPCSEDVFLDLTRSLNES, from the coding sequence ATGGGTTTCCGTTTGCCTAGAATTGTTAAGGCTAAGCAAAGTCTTCGACGATCTTCATCGTCTGGAAACGGAGCATCAGCGGTCGACGTTCCAAAGGGGTACTTTACAGTTTATGTTGgtgaagaacaaaagaagcGTCTTGTCGTTCCATTATCTTACTTGAACCAACCTTCATTTCAAGATTTGTTGAGTcaagtagaagaagaatttggatATGATCATCCAATGGGTGGCATCACTATTCCTTGCAGTGAAGACGTTTTCCTTGATCTCACTCGGAGTTTGAATGAGTCATGA